The genomic stretch CTTGAGGTATGGAAAAGAGTTCGAAGAACTGTACACGGGGAACTATTCCCGTTTATACTACTATGCTTATCAGTTTTTGAATGATGCGGAGGTCAGTCGGGATGTGGTGAATGATGCGTTCGAGTACGTGTGGAAAAACTACGAAAACTTTCGGAAGATGAATGTGGTGGCGATTCTTTTTCAAAGTGTACGGAATAAAAGCATAGACACCTTCCGGCATAATAAAGTGGAAGAGAATTACGTGGCATTGTATTCCCGGATGTTTTCGGAAGAGGATGCGGGACTGGATGAGGAAAACGAGAAGATTGAACGGATATATAAAGTATTAGATAGTTTAACCCCGCAGACGAGGCATATCATGGAAGAATGTTATTTTAATCGGAAAAAATACGCAGAGGTTGCGGAGATGCTAAACATCAGTCCTAGTGCGGTAAAAAAGCACGTTATGAAAGCCTTGCGTTTATTGCGGGAAGAATTTCATATAAATAATGGCTCGGAGGGGGTGCCCGAAAATGAGGTCTAAACGTATTAATATAAATTAGGTCGTTAATAAACATGGATGATCAGGATATGAAAAATAAAAAGGATTTGCTGGATGCTTTGGATGATCCCGGCTCGTTGAGTCAGGAGGAGCTTGATGCAATTCTGGATGATCCGAAAGAACTGGAAGATGCTCGCTTGCTAGGGGATTACAGGCAAGCGTTTGCACGTCGTCATGCGTCCTTGAAGCCTGATGTGAATAAAGAATGGAATAACTTCCGGCAAAGTAGAATTTCCGGTAAAAATAAAGGAAAACAATTGTGGATCGGCATCTCGATAGGTGTGGCGGCCTCTGTGCTTTTATTTTTCAGTTGGCAGATGTTCAATCGGACCTCCTTGGTTCCGGTTAACCAACCTATCGTGGCTTTTACCGCCAGTACTCAATCTCAAGAAGTTCTTTTGTCCACGGGTGACGGGCGTATGGTGTCTTTATCCGCACCTCAAGCAGATAGTTTGCTACGAGAAACAGGTATTACCAGGGGAGACGAGGAGTTGGATTACCAGCAAACGATCCGGGAAACAGAGATACATACATTGACAACTCCCAGGTGTGGGGCTTATCAACTTCGTTTGGCAGATGGAACTCAAGTATGGTTAAATGCCGAGAGTCGTTTGAAATATCCCAGTCGCTTCACCGGAGAACAGCGAGTGGTTGAGTTAGAGGGGGAAGGTTATTTCAAAGTAACGCCCGATTCAAAAAGACCTTTTATTGTAAAATCCGGTAATATCACTACGGAAGTCTTGGGGACCGAGTTCAATGTCAGAACCTACGTGTCCAATGATTCACACGTAACCTTGTTAAAAGGGAGTGTGAAAGTGAAAAATGTTAGTTCGTCCTCGGAAGTGGTAATATGTCCCGGGGAGGATGCCCATTTACAAGGAGACGGGACTTTTGACGTGCGAGAAGTCGACACGGACAATTACTATTTATGGACGGAAGGGTATTTTTATTTTGATAATGAAACCGTGGTCGAGATCATGCGTGAATTAGGGCGGTGGTATAATATACGGGTAGAATTCGAGAACCCGCAAGCGATGAATTACCGCTTGCATTTCCTTGCCGAACGCGATCAGAAAATAGAAGAAGTACTACAATTATTGAACATGCTTGGTAAAGTACAAGCGACTTACGAAAACAATAAAATTTCGGTAAAATAAAAAATTTTTATCGTTTCTGGTACCCGATTTACATCTCAAAACGAAATCTGAATAAAGAATACGTATTTGAGTCATGTAAAATTAAATTAAATGAACAAATTTATGAAACACCAGAAACTCCAATTCAAGCCGGGCAGTTTTCGACTGAACGGGTTATTCCGGGTTGTCTTCTTGATATGTTGCTTGTTGTCGGCAGGGCTGACACAGGCGCAAGAAAAGAAAATCACGGCGGAATTCAAGGATACACCTTTATCCAACGTGTTAAAACAACTGGAAAAACTTTCTACCTACAAGATCCTCTTTACATACGACGACGTGCAGTCCTATAAAGTGACCGTTTCGTTAAAGGATGCGACTATCACCGAGGCTTTGCAAAAAGTACTTGATGGTAAACCTTTTGTTTTCTCGGATGTGGCGAATGGGAAATATATATCGGTCGTCTACCAACCCAAGAAAAAGTCTGATACCACGAAAGAGATCAAGGGAAAAGTCGTGGATAGTAAAGGAGAAACTGTTATCGGGGCAACGGTTCGGGTTGTGAATGCTACAATCGGAACAGCCACGGATATTGACGGGAATTTTACCTTGCGTGTTCCGGAAAACGTGATGACACTTGAAATCGGGGTTGTCGGGATGAAGACACAACTAGTTTCCATCAAAGACAAAACCGAAGTGCGTGTTGTAATGGAAGAAGATAATACCGTGCTGGAAGACGTGGTGGTTACCGGTATTTTCAAGAAGGCGAAGGAGAGTTACACGGGGGCGGTATCCAGTATTAATGCCGAGCAATTGAAGATGTACAAGGGGCAAAACGTGTTGCAGACGTTGAAAAATATTGATGCTTCGTTGAATTTCACGGTGAATAATGCGGTGGGAAGTAATCCGAATGCCGTTCCGCAGATTAATATCCGGGGAAATTCTTCTTTGCCGATAAGCGTGCAGGAGTATAACGAGAGTGCTTCGAATGCTGTTAATACTCCCTTGATTATCCGGGATGGTTTCGAGATTTCTCTTGAACAGTTGATGGATTATAATGATGACGAGATCGAGTCGATTAATATATTGAAGGATGCGGCAGCCACGGCGATTTACGGTTCACGCGGTTCGAATGGTGTGATCGTGGTGATCACGAAACAACCGGAGGCCGGGAAGTTGCGGGTGA from Butyricimonas virosa encodes the following:
- a CDS encoding sigma-70 family RNA polymerase sigma factor, which codes for MLKSLRYGKEFEELYTGNYSRLYYYAYQFLNDAEVSRDVVNDAFEYVWKNYENFRKMNVVAILFQSVRNKSIDTFRHNKVEENYVALYSRMFSEEDAGLDEENEKIERIYKVLDSLTPQTRHIMEECYFNRKKYAEVAEMLNISPSAVKKHVMKALRLLREEFHINNGSEGVPENEV
- a CDS encoding FecR family protein produces the protein MKNKKDLLDALDDPGSLSQEELDAILDDPKELEDARLLGDYRQAFARRHASLKPDVNKEWNNFRQSRISGKNKGKQLWIGISIGVAASVLLFFSWQMFNRTSLVPVNQPIVAFTASTQSQEVLLSTGDGRMVSLSAPQADSLLRETGITRGDEELDYQQTIRETEIHTLTTPRCGAYQLRLADGTQVWLNAESRLKYPSRFTGEQRVVELEGEGYFKVTPDSKRPFIVKSGNITTEVLGTEFNVRTYVSNDSHVTLLKGSVKVKNVSSSSEVVICPGEDAHLQGDGTFDVREVDTDNYYLWTEGYFYFDNETVVEIMRELGRWYNIRVEFENPQAMNYRLHFLAERDQKIEEVLQLLNMLGKVQATYENNKISVK